One Arachis hypogaea cultivar Tifrunner chromosome 18, arahy.Tifrunner.gnm2.J5K5, whole genome shotgun sequence genomic window, TATTGtttttggattttgggatttacAAGGAGGAGAAGCAAGCAATATTCAAAATTCGAaagatgaataaaagaaaaaaagtaaataaaataaaacaaaaaggaagAGTAAATTTGCAATAacgaaattaaatagaaaaggtTCAAGTTCAGATAACGTAccttgataaaattaaagaaagttCATGGAAGAGTGAATTTGTGGGCACAAAGCAATAATCAAATGAAATTGCTTTGAAAGATGAGAATATATGAAGAGAGAGACAAAAAGGAACAAAATGATTGGTTAAAAAgagaaaaaccagaaaaaaaaggTTGGGATTGGGAATTTGGAGCCTTAATAATATCATGAATGCACCGCAAATCACGCACTAACTCAAAGATGGTGAATggcgttttttcttttttcttttttttttctttctttttcttgaagGCATTGGTCATTCAATGCCATTATTATATcataaaaatactactaattttttttcattttaattttaactaaaaaatgtcTCTTGAATTATTatttctattctatttattttattatataaaaatcaaattttttgtaCTTAATCATAAAACTAATGTAATATACTTTtaagagtattttttatttatttttttaatttattgaatacaatttattacggTAAAttaatatcaactaattaatttgattagatatttaaatatcacatcatttattataatttataacaatcaattaaaactaagagagtgtttttctatttatttttttaatttattaaatccaattaattataatatattaattatatcaactaattaaattcaagcaactattttttcatttattttttaatttaataaatcaaatcaaattaattatactaattatttgtatcaactaattgatttgattaattcttaaaatatttttattttttattttatttatttaaatacattaattataactaattaattatttaattttattaggataaatatcaaattatattcttaatataaaaatacaaaattttattccttctatttttattttaccattaTAAAAGACCATATATACTAGAAGAGaatcttattttttttaccaattacTTTTTTATTAGGTAATttttacaccaattttttttcttcctttgagGTGCCGTTGCAAAAAGGCAACTGTCGTGGACACAAGTCACCACACCCTCTAACTGCTCGTCACTCGATGCTATATATAATATGTTAGTCATGGACCTTTCAAGAACCATAGTGTTATCATATatgcataaataataaaaatttaatgtttgaACTTGCTCAActcatttatctttttatatGATGTATTATAGTGTGGAATTACATTCAATTTGTGTTACGCAATGGTATTATGGTTTGTATTGTagtatgaaattatatttaatttgtattgCAGAATGATATTATGGTCTAATTAGAGCTTTTACTTTATAACTGTGTTATAATTTTTTCTCATCGTTTTCTCTCGGATATCAAGTTagcgtatttttatttattattattgaaatagttgtgatatgaaattaaaaaataaaaactctcacactcaattcaatttattgtaatctatctcttctatttttttattttgtttatttatttaatttttttatttttattatgaattttattatttttatcttttatatattaatttattgtaaCTCTTTTCAAGTCACATGTGAAGTCTTTTCAATATTAAAATTGTGTCCCTAATGTGCttaattttattgatttattaattatgtGAAACCAAATTTAATTGTTACCAATCCtaatattaataatacaaaaattatgaatttcttaatttatttttatttattttacaatgagTCAATAACATTGTGAAGTATGAATTGTTAGGATAAAGTACCATTTCATAAGTACAAACAATTAGATGTTAGACAAATTCTATTCTACCaaaatattcatcttctttttcagTTCCAAATTAACACTTCTTAAATAGTAATAGcatatttaatttttcaactcAAAAGTCTTGGCAAAGATCATAGCATTCTTTCTTTCATGTGTAGAAATCTCAATTTAGTTTCAAAAAATTTcggtaatatgtatatatattttctaGTTCATAAATAAAGATAAGGAATCTTAAAAATAGATTCTACAAGTTACATATTTTAAAGGGATAGGATACTATATAATTTGAtgatataataacaataatactaatctctttaatatattaaaattgaaattttttccaAACTAATATGAATGAAGTGTCATGCTTTCATAATTTTTTGTTCTCTCTAACGTGAAGACActcctatttattattaattatttttttatttctatttttgatattttctaagattttcaattcaaatattgctatttaattcactaattttagataataattaaatttattataatgctagctaatcttttttatattaaatcaattaataataaatatcatttatcaatataaattgtaaattttattatttatactttCTAATTAAATTATTTGCTATTCTTATTCTcgtttatttttatgtaaagtcttttttgtaataaatttattgTTGTCAATTTTCtctatgataataataataaataatttataacaataaaaatattatcatttATCAATTAAGTAATATATCCATCAACATCTCTTTATTATATCATTAATACAATAATATATGTAGAATAATAATttctcaaaataaataaataatcattaattcctTTCacgttaaaaagataaaaaaaaatctgatCAACCTAAACTGATTtgcatataaataataattatatgaagTGAATATTATGTTAAACAAAATAATAGCTAAATAATAtaggtatatatttttttataatgacaGTGAAAAGAGAGGatcatattattcttttaaataagagaataatattgtttttattatcaattcttaattatttattttaactcaataaatttaatttctattaattaaaattagaagttaattcaattattgttatttaattcatTCTTTCTAGGtaacaattaaaattattataattacttCTAATCTTTTctatattcaattaattaataataaacatcaacaactatatatattaaatatattataatttttgctATATATTTAAACATGTATATGATTAGGATTTTTACGGTTTCTTACCAACatgtatataattaattaattattactataTATTTAAACAAACTTTTTACCAACAATGATGATAATATAATTCTTACTATTATATATAGTGATATATGgtaatttatttatctatttttttacactacaagatttttatttatttgtggcaattttttttcttatttgtggaggtttataacccccaccAAATAGTTTGTGGGAGTTTCTATaacccccaaaatttgaggtgccacgaggtcttttatgggaggtttttaaaaacctccacaatctattTAGTGGGGGTTTTATAATCTATTTAGTGGGGGTTTTATATTAGACTTTTGTGGGAattttaaatcacttttgtggcaatttaaaacctccacaaattaattttttaatttaacaaaaaataactattttgtgagattttcaaacctccacaaatcctgtaattatttatttatttttaatttcaaatcatttatTAATCCCATCTCATTTACATactctcaaattaaaaatttattttttaatataaaaaatagtaaacaCACTCAAAGATAAGTCTTAAACACCAATTCGGTTCAGGAATTTCATAAAATCaccacaaaacaagaaaatccaaCTAAATTCAATACATAATTGTAAGCTTCAAAGTTAAGCCAATCCAATCAAAAACAGATTACAGCCTGCTACCCGTAAACGAATCACAATTCTCATGAAAGATACAGAAAAAAAACTTTCAAAAGGTGTAAACTAGTAAACCGCTATAAACTAGTAATCACTAAAATAATACACTTCTTACTATGCTTAAATATCACTAATATTAAGTTATCCTTCTATTGTAGTGACATCAATTAGAGAGTCAATTACTAATTGCTCTACAAAAACCAAATGTATTGTCAATGGTGGTACTAACCATGGAATGGGTGCTGAATCCAAAGCTAGCTAAATAATGAAGTACCAATCAATTTCACACTGCCATCTATATGATTCCTGTGATTCACTGTCTCTCTAATCTCCTTCAGGGCTTGTGCCTTTTCTTCTGCTTCATGCTCCAATCTTTTGTACTGTAAACAGAACAAAAACCAACTCCTACTGTTAATCATAAGCTGAGTTGATAGGAAAAGGATATAAGGTCAATCTTAAAGTGCATACAACTTTTAAGGTTGAATTATAGAAATTTTATATGGTCTTGAGACTGTCTAAGACTTAAgactcaaaaaaataataaaatttgattcTAGAACgattattttaacaattttaaaaagaaacTCTCACAACACCCTGACAATATTGCTAACCACATTGCGATTTATATTGATAAGAAATGGGATCTAAAATTCTAGCACACATATAGAGAAAGAAATAAATATACAGATTGACTTGCTAAAGAGAAAATGAcggcaaattttaattttcattttgttgATATGCTTCCTAGAACCTTAGGAGTATTATTGATAATGATTGTAGAGAAATTCCCATACCCCAAATAATTATAGCTTAGTTTTCTCTTCTCATGGGCTTAAGTcccattttaattaaaaaaaatcgtaaataataatagtaataaagagAAATCAATATCTCTAAAACGTAAATTCCAGAAAGTTGTAAAATTTGTTATCAAGGATATCTAAAGCTACCACATCAATATTCACTCCAGTTATGTATTTATGCAATTATTTCCAATGAATATATTATCATGAACCAGTGCAAACACTAGGAGGAATAGGACCACGTATTAAGATACAAGTCGAAGAAAAAGACTCACCATGAATTCCATTTCCCCTGATAATATGGTATTAGTACTTGTTGTTGTCTCTTCTTCTACAAGAATCTTTGCTTCCTCTCTCATTATTCTACTCCAAAATGTGCTTATTATGTCCTCATCtaattaataataagaaaaaaagtatataattatattagtattattattgctCTTTTATTTGTGATCTTTGCAATAGTATAATAAACATTGTAGCATGCAGTACCTGAAAGTCCAAAAATACTTTCTATATTCTGGCTCATGCAGTATGTGGGGTTCAAGTTCCACAAGCTCTGACGAACAAGAAGAATAATATATAAGAAGAGATCAT contains:
- the LOC112771601 gene encoding uncharacterized protein — protein: MTAMYEYGSSSEPSFSTATQDSSADDDFSTEYLQDALLEFGDRSKRRRLLPNVDNHHDQQYSKTSSSDLEKSLWNLNPTYCMSQNIESIFGLSDEDIISTFWSRIMREEAKILVEEETTTSTNTILSGEMEFMYKRLEHEAEEKAQALKEIRETVNHRNHIDGSVKLIGTSLFS